ACTGTAAAAGGCTGTGCGTCCggttcttcctttcttcttcttttcgttctctgtctcttctgtctgcccTCGTCGCCCTCCGGCCTCTGGGCCGCTGGTGTGCGGCAGAAAAAGCGTACAATGAAATTCAATTTTCCATGCTCAATAAGCTGAAAGCCTCAAAGTCTAGAGGACTTCTCCCAGTTCTCAGCGTCTGAGAAAAGAGTCCGAGAAACTCCgtcgcggaagagagaggaaacgacagTCCGACACACCAGGTGGACAGCAGTGACGGAGGCGTGAAGtgcaacggagacagagacagagggagaggcagaggatgagacaggaaagggagaagaaaagaacaagagagaaagagctttgaagagactgaaaaaacgagagacgttcagacagagagagaagagaggaaacggatccccacagagagaaaagaaagagaagagagtatcacagagagagaagaaaagtctCGACCGAATGCCGAGGGGGCAGCATGGCAGGAGCAGCGCTCAGTTGATGTTTTCAAAAAAAGTCGTTCAGTGGTAGAGACGGCAGGGGAAATGCAGAAACAATCCTGTGCGGTTTCTGCGAACCTGTCCTTTCCACACTGGTTCTTGATTTTTGCTTAAGAAGGCCaatcgcttttctctcctgaaTCCCCGAAACTCCACACTGTGGAGTGCGGAAGTTGCAGACAATTTTTTCGCGGCTTCGAACAGAGCACTCAAACAGCCGCAAATATCCAGATTCACAAACGTACATGAATATCTTGGACAAAAATAGGCACCTGTAAATTGATAAAAACATTCTCTCAGCCTTGTCACTTGTGAAAAGGCTCTTTCTACAGTCTCCCGTGTGTCAAAgcgaaggggagaagcaaaggaaacCACTACACTAAAAGATCATTtacacttatatatatatatatatatatacttacaTAAAAGCAAGCGTGAATGATTGCATATGtatagttatatatatatatatatatatatatatatatatatatatatctgtagaAATGCATTCGAAAGCCTGTCTGCGCATATGGTAGCAGGGAGTTATACCTACGAAGGTTTAATATTCTCTGAATTTGTAGGTATTTGGACGCAGATGTAGATTTGTTTCACCacgaatgcatgcgcgcgcgcAGGTGTACGGTGGAAAGCAATGTGAAGAAGCGCCGCGGCAGACGCAGTTTAGCCGGCTGAAGCGACGCGCGTAAAAGAATAGAAGTCCGCGTCAGACTCCCGCCTTTTTTCCGCAGACACGGAGAGGACTTGATTTGTTCTCGCCCTGCCAGAGCGCGCAACtccagctgcatgcgtttcttcagaTGCGCTTGCCAAAGGAGGCGTCGAAGACGAAGCCTCCGAGACTGGGatcttctctccccgtcaGTTCCGCGCCGATGTCTCTCACTGGGCTGGCCTTCAGAGAGCCAGAGGAGAAGTTCTGAGGGACGAACTTCGCGCGCAACTGCGCAGATCTGAGAGCGAGGAGGTaggcgaacgagaggaagacgccggAAACCATCGCCGCGGAAAGGAACGGAAACATACTGAAGACTGCAAAGATCGACGCCGCCAGATAACACAGCAGGCCCAGGCGAAAAAGGACCAGGCAGTGTCTGTACATCCTCTCCATGATTCCAATCGCCTACGCAACACACAGAGTCAAAGGCCGGACTCTCAATAAAAACAAAAAATCCAGAAACAtacacagacacaaacataaatatatatatatatatagagagagagagagagaaagagaaatgaAGATGGATGTATAGattagatatatatatatatatatatatataaatttatatacatttatTTATGTAAAAAAGAGGGTGGATTGGCACTGAAAGGCAACGGGCATCTGTGAGAAAAGACGATAAAAATAGTCTGTTGTTCTGCATTGTTCTGTGATCGTCACATATGCCGAAATTGAGATTTTCTTGTAACAGGACAGCAGTTCGGCCTCGGCAGCATTTTTGTCGTTCGCCTCTatgttttttcgttttctcactcctctttttcgtgttttctcgcgttccccCGTTCTTGCGTTGGCGCgcccttcgttttttccggctcttctgcgttttttctttgcttctaTCGGTGTCGCACCACGGTGTAGGATTCGTCGCCGCGGCCTGTGAGAGCTTTTCCCGGTCCGAACAGCGAGCAGAGGACGCTGACGACCAGGAGAACAAGGTTGAATCCCATCGCGCCTCCAGccgcgaggacgaagaggagattCGCGCTCTTCGTATCTTGGCCGCGCGTATGGATGAGGCTGACCGAAGAGGCAAAGCCGCCGAGAAAGGCGGCGAGCACCCCGAACCTCTTGAAGACATCTATCCAGTAACGAAGCTCCAGATGTCGAATTTCCAGCGTCTCACATGCCAGATCCGCCACTACCCGAGTCTTGTTCGCTTGCAGCATCTTTTTTCCGGCTCATtcgaacgcgaagagagacgcaaaagacgaaggagagaaggcaggagatGCAGGTGAAGTGCCAGAGGCggcgggagaaaagagagagaccgcaTGTGAGAGACTCTTGACGAGATACGGCAGGGTGATGCAGAGAGGGATAAGAAGAGAtaacgagagggagaagaaaaggttcAAGACAAGAAATGAGGAAGCAGccagggaaaagaagacgactcTAGTGGTGCACTGACGAGGGCAGGGAAGGGCAGAAGTCAACTGCGACAACGAAAACTATAAAACAATTcagacgcggagagaaagaaggcaagcCGCGAAGACAAGCGAGCTACGGCGCGGAGGTTTGACGGCCTCtcgcgagagacggagagaagtcTTCAGGCGagtctgctgctgcttctgcgtgAGGTTCGCCAAGGGGAAAGAAAATCCGAAAAGAGCAAAGACCTTTTCTAAAGGactctcgccgtcttcgctCAACTGTCTGCTGGAGCGGTGTCTTGCACAGCGAGAGCTCTCGCGTCCTGTGTGACTGTTCAGAGAGGACGGGGGAAAGACatcacagaagaagaggaggcgagaaagacgacttAAAGGAAACTCTTTTGAAAAGGGAATTTCTCCCAGAAGTGAAGGAACTCCTCAGCTCCAaatgtgtctcctttttctcctctcgcagcTCGAAAGCGACTGCTGCGCGAGCAGACCGTCAAGAGGGTCCACGCCTCTGCGgctgtgcttcttctcctttcgagAAACCGGAAGAGCCGGTGGCGACGTCCCCAGCCTCTCTttgcgaggaaaaagaaaaaagcatgGCAGTGCggccctctctctctctttctgactctcgcgttcctctcgcGCCTGCCGGGAATCCTCCCTGCGGCGAGCTGGGCGGTTGactccgaatataagccgacaATCGAGACAAGGCGCGTAAAGGCGCATGCCTGCCTGTCTCGaccctcctctctctctttctcgccgaGACTGTGGAGAGCCGAAGACACGGACGAAGCAAGACCGAGCCGCCTCGTGGTTTTCAGGCGCGtttgctctcttccttcgagGGATAAAAGACCGCAgttctgcgcatgcagacagatTGACACATACGCAGATAACTGTCTGGAGGCGCCTGTTGTGCACAGGGACTGAGGtcaaagaaggagaggcgaaggtgAGCATTCGCTTGCGCCCGGAGAGCCAGCGAAGCTCTTcactctcgcgtttctctttctctcttccctcgttttcgtttGTCAGTTGCTGAGAGTGACGGCCGGAGCGCCTCGTGGAAAAGATAAGGCGTCGGTCGGTCCTCTCTGCTCATGTCCGGGCCGCTCGACATGAACACCacgaaacaaagagagaaagacaaagaggaaaaggaggaaatCCTGGAGGCGTTCGTGAGCGAGAAAACCTCGAAAGAGGAGCATTCATTTAAACACCGTTTCAAAGGAAAGCGCATcatgtctccttttctccccaaCGCCTTCTCGGCATACCGGTTTCTTGCCGacgccttctgcttccttcgctcttgtgttttcatcttcttcttcgtgtgtaGTCGCCTTCACTGCTTTTCTCGCAGTGTTTTTCCAGAACGCTTGCGCTCCCCTTTCACTAGACTCTCCTCTTGCGCTCCCTGTTCTAAAACCATGGACAGGACCGCGGACGTCCGTCGCGCTCTCGATCTCCCGACACTGTCGTgaccgcgagaaaaagaacgccCCTCACCTCAATTcatttgcttctctttcttcttcctctcgctttcttgtttctttctcctctcgctttcttgtttctttctcctctcgctttcttgtttctttctcctctcgctatcttgtttctttctcctctcgctttcttgtttctttctcctctcgctttcttgtttctttcttgtttctttctcctctt
This window of the Toxoplasma gondii ME49 chromosome VI, whole genome shotgun sequence genome carries:
- a CDS encoding hypothetical protein (encoded by transcript TGME49_240730~Predicted trans-membrane domain (TMHMM2.0):34-54:63-86:118-138:142-162); the encoded protein is MLQANKTRVVADLACETLEIRHLELRYWIDVFKRFGVLAAFLGGFASSVSLIHTRGQDTKSANLLFVLAAGGAMGFNLVLLVVSVLCSLFGPGKALTGRGDESYTVAIGIMERMYRHCLVLFRLGLLCYLAASIFAVFSMFPFLSAAMVSGVFLSFAYLLALRSAQLRAKFVPQNFSSGSLKASPVRDIGAELTGREDPSLGGFVFDASFGKRI